One Rhodothermales bacterium genomic region harbors:
- a CDS encoding endo-1,4-beta-xylanase, with amino-acid sequence MLAQPTLKRTLEPYFMVGAALNESQFSERDRRDADLVARHFNTITPENALKWQYVHPEPDRYAFAATDRYVDFGERNGMFIIGHTLVWHNQTPEWVFQDDEGRPLDRDALLARMRDHIHTVVGRYKGRIHGWDVVNEALNEDGTLRDSPWYRIIGEDYVGLAFFFAHEADPDAELYYNDYGLENTAKRDGAVNLIRRLQREAAPIDGVGLQGHNRLEWPTPEAQDSTIAAFAQLGLQVMITELDVDVLPRGSDYRGVDLSQDPALQARIDPYREVAPDSLLRLQADQYARLFNVYLKHSDVISRVTFWGVDDGDSWLNNWPVRGRTNYPLLFNRVGQPKPAYDAVMGAVRAHRSAH; translated from the coding sequence CAGTTTTCGGAACGCGATCGTCGAGACGCCGACCTGGTTGCACGCCATTTTAATACGATTACGCCCGAGAACGCCCTGAAGTGGCAGTATGTTCACCCCGAGCCGGATCGTTATGCGTTTGCGGCGACGGATCGATACGTCGATTTCGGGGAGCGAAACGGCATGTTCATTATCGGCCATACCCTGGTCTGGCACAATCAGACGCCGGAATGGGTGTTCCAGGATGACGAAGGCCGGCCGCTGGATCGCGACGCGCTGCTGGCCCGGATGCGGGATCATATCCACACGGTGGTGGGGCGCTACAAGGGGCGCATCCACGGCTGGGATGTGGTGAACGAAGCCCTCAACGAGGACGGCACCCTGCGCGATTCGCCCTGGTACCGGATCATCGGGGAGGATTACGTGGGCCTCGCGTTTTTCTTCGCCCACGAAGCGGACCCCGACGCCGAGCTGTATTACAACGACTACGGGCTGGAAAACACGGCGAAGCGGGACGGGGCCGTGAACCTGATCCGCCGGCTCCAGCGCGAGGCCGCCCCGATCGACGGCGTCGGCCTGCAGGGGCATAACCGGCTCGAATGGCCGACGCCCGAAGCGCAGGATTCCACCATCGCCGCCTTTGCACAGCTCGGGCTCCAGGTGATGATCACCGAGCTGGATGTGGATGTGCTCCCCCGAGGCTCGGACTACCGCGGGGTCGATCTGTCGCAGGACCCGGCCCTCCAGGCCCGGATCGATCCCTACCGCGAGGTCGCGCCGGACTCCCTCCTGCGGCTACAGGCCGACCAGTACGCGCGCCTGTTCAACGTCTACCTCAAACACAGCGACGTGATTTCCCGCGTCACGTTCTGGGGCGTGGACGACGGCGACTCGTGGCTGAACAACTGGCCGGTCCGCGGCCGCACCAACTATCCGCTGCTCTTCAACCGCGTCGGGCAGCCGAAGCCGGCGTACGACGCGGTCATGGGCGCCGTACGCGCCCATCGCTCGGCGCATTAG